CCGAAATTCCTTCCAGCAACCTCTATTTTCACCTTGCGCACAACTAAGCGGAGAATAGCTATTTTCAATACTAACACAACAGATGAATCAGTTTTAGCCCATTCTATTATATCATTAATATCTTGAAAGTTATGAATTTTTGATATCTTCTCCAATCCGCTAAATTCCATATCTAAAATACTTTGTAATAACTGTACGTTCCCACCAATAAGATTATAAATTTCAATAGGCAAATTCTTAGATTTCTCACCACAAATTCTGCAAAAATCACTATATGATATTTGAGAAAATTTTATCACTCTGCATCTTGATAGCAATGTAGCAGGAATATTCCGCATGCCACTTGCTATAAGTATAAGCATAGTATTTTTCCCTGGCTCCTCTAAAGTCTTTAACAAAGCATTTGCAGCATAGCTATTCATATAGTCAGCTGAATCTATTATGACAACTCGATAGTTTCCAAAAGCAGGAGTAGATTGTAAAAATTGTATTGCAACTCTAACTTCATCAATTAAAATACCTCTATTTTTCTTAGACTCAAGTGAGCTGGTAAACTCATCACGTAACACCATAAAATCTGTATGTGAATAATGCTCAATACGCTTTAATATTGGATCTTGAGAAAATGATTTTAAAGTTCCTTGTATAGAAAAATTAGCCTCATCTCCTTGGTTTTCACATGTTCCAAACATGCTCGCTTGTCTAAAAGAGAGCGTATTGTCACGTTCCAGAATCTCCTTCCCATATGTATCATATAAAAATAAAAACTTTACTAGTTGATATGCAAATGTTGCTTTTCCTATACTACTTTGCCCTAAAAATAAAAGTGCGTGCGGCAACCTATCTGAAAGTACAGAATCTAAAAAAAACTCAGAGATTTTATCATGTCCATACAGATCATTATTTTTTATAGGATCTAACACAAATCATCTCCAATTGAATGTATTGCATTTAGTATTGTACGTTGACTCTGCTCAGAAATTTGAACAAGTGGCAGCCTAAGCTCTGACGATTCTATTAAATCTAGCGAATATGCAGCATACTTAACAGGCGCTGGATTTGTTTCACAAAACATTGCATTATGTAATTCTAAAAGTTTCCTCTGTAATAACAGCGCTTCCACATATTTACCAGATGCTGTCAGCTCTTGCACTCGTTTGCATAATTTTGGCGCTATATTTGCTGTCACTGAGATACAACCTTGCCCTCCATGTACATTAAACGCAACAGCATTATCATCATTCCCAGTCAGTTGTATAAAATTACTATTTCCTGACTTTTCTAACAGAGTCGCAAGAGCCAATGGACGACTTATATCACCGGTTGCATCCTTAATGCCAATTACATTTTTCAAAGACGCAATTTGGGCTATAGTCTCATCACTAATATTAACAGCCGCTCTACCAGGAATATTATATATTATAATAGGAATATCAGTACTCTGACAAATAGTCTGATAATGTGCAAGGATGCCACTTTGTGTCGGCTTATTGTAATAAGGAGCTGAAACCAAAATACAATCTGCGCCCAAGCTTTTTGCTTGCTTTGCGTACTTAACAACCTGAGCAGTTGAATTGCTACTGGCACCAACCATCACTTTTGCGCTTCCAGCAACATGCTTCACAACATATTTAATGATAATATCTCGTTCACTGTCACTTATCGTAGGCGCTTCACCCGTTGTTCCAAGAACTAAAAAACTATCTACACCAGCAGAAATTTGATAATCCAGCAGCTTCTTTAGACTATCTATATCAACAGCACTAGAACAAAATGGCGTAACCAGAGCAGTACAAAGTCCATTAAACATAAGTTAAGAGTACTAAGAAAATGTTTAGACAAAAAGAAATAATAGAAAGCAGCAGGACACTCAATCCTTAACACTTTTAAGTACTAACAATCAAGCTTCTATAATATTCCATTCAAGCGGTAACATCAGTACTGCAGACTACACATGCTAGTACTGCCTAATATTTTAATACTTCAGACTATTTCATGTTATATGTATGCTTGTCATACTTTTCAAAATTGGCGCCTTCTATTTTGTATACACATACCACTCAATTTTTCCTAGCTCTTTTTGAAGTCTAACTTCGTATATGACACTTTCAACAAAGAGCATGCTTATAATCAATACCACTTCTCAATGAAACTTCTTCAAACGCCTGCTTCAGTGAGGCAATTATAGCAAAAGCGTTATAAAAGGAGTATGAGTGAAGGATTTGCTATGCTATGCTATCAAAGGTATAACTATAGAGAAAAAAATGACCTATCCGCTCTCATTCAGAAAAAAGATATTAAAGATCAAGGCAAAAGAAGAGTTATCATTTTCTGAGGTTGCGAAGAAATTTGGAATATCCAAAGCTGCAATATTTCGTTGGAGTCAAAATATTGAACCACAAAAGTATAGGCATAAGAAATGGAGCAAAATAGACGTTGTAGCACTCAAGAAGGATATAGAAGAGTATCCAGATAGCTATTGCTATGAAAGGGCAGCACGCCTGTGTGCTAGTACAACCGGGATAAGAGATGCGCAATATCGCTTAGGTGTTAGCTATAAAAAA
This region of Candidatus Lariskella endosymbiont of Epinotia ramella genomic DNA includes:
- a CDS encoding IS630 transposase-related protein; the encoded protein is MKDLLCYAIKGITIEKKMTYPLSFRKKILKIKAKEELSFSEVAKKFGISKAAIFRWSQNIEPQKYRHKKWSKIDVVALKKDIEEYPDSYCYERAARLCASTTGIRDAQYRLGVSYKKNSKSSKSGSRKKIYVLPKDC
- the dapA gene encoding 4-hydroxy-tetrahydrodipicolinate synthase, which produces MFNGLCTALVTPFCSSAVDIDSLKKLLDYQISAGVDSFLVLGTTGEAPTISDSERDIIIKYVVKHVAGSAKVMVGASSNSTAQVVKYAKQAKSLGADCILVSAPYYNKPTQSGILAHYQTICQSTDIPIIIYNIPGRAAVNISDETIAQIASLKNVIGIKDATGDISRPLALATLLEKSGNSNFIQLTGNDDNAVAFNVHGGQGCISVTANIAPKLCKRVQELTASGKYVEALLLQRKLLELHNAMFCETNPAPVKYAAYSLDLIESSELRLPLVQISEQSQRTILNAIHSIGDDLC